In a single window of the Bradyrhizobium erythrophlei genome:
- a CDS encoding D-TA family PLP-dependent enzyme: MTTPLAAKIARDYGTPAAVIDMDRVERNIARIQAACDAAGVANRPHIKTHKSPLLAKLQIAAGARGITCQKLGEAEVMADAGVDDILISYNLIGEVKMARLGALQAKANMTVAADNSVVVAGLPQAAAASGRPLSVVVECDTGRKRAGVETPAEAIALAREIGASKGLLFGGFMLYPTETGWTEAQKFFDEALAGVRAHGLDAAMVSTGGTPNLKNVGKLKGATEHRPGTYIYNDRMQVAAGVASWDDCALTIYSTVVSRAGAERGILDAGSKTLTSDTGGGLDGHGLILEHPEAKIARFAEEHGFLDLARSNTRPNVGDVVRIVPNHVCVVVNMMDEVVMVRGDEIIGTLPVAARGKLR, from the coding sequence ATGACCACGCCCCTCGCCGCCAAGATTGCCCGCGACTACGGCACGCCTGCCGCGGTCATCGACATGGACCGGGTCGAGCGCAACATCGCGCGGATTCAGGCCGCCTGCGACGCGGCCGGCGTCGCCAACCGCCCGCATATCAAGACCCACAAGAGCCCGCTGCTGGCAAAACTTCAGATCGCCGCCGGCGCCCGGGGCATCACCTGCCAGAAACTCGGCGAAGCCGAGGTCATGGCCGACGCCGGCGTCGACGACATCCTGATCAGCTACAATCTGATCGGCGAGGTAAAAATGGCAAGGCTCGGCGCGCTGCAGGCCAAGGCCAACATGACCGTGGCCGCCGACAATTCAGTAGTGGTGGCGGGCCTGCCGCAGGCGGCGGCAGCCTCGGGCCGCCCGCTCTCGGTGGTGGTCGAGTGCGACACGGGGCGCAAACGCGCCGGCGTGGAAACGCCGGCGGAAGCGATCGCGCTCGCGCGCGAGATCGGTGCCTCGAAAGGCCTGCTCTTCGGCGGCTTCATGCTGTATCCGACCGAAACCGGCTGGACTGAAGCGCAAAAGTTTTTCGATGAGGCCTTGGCCGGCGTGCGCGCGCACGGGCTCGACGCGGCGATGGTCTCGACCGGCGGCACGCCGAACCTGAAAAATGTCGGCAAACTCAAGGGCGCCACCGAGCATCGGCCCGGCACCTACATCTACAACGACCGGATGCAGGTCGCCGCCGGCGTCGCGAGCTGGGACGATTGCGCGCTCACGATCTATTCGACCGTCGTCAGCCGCGCCGGCGCGGAGCGCGGCATCCTCGACGCCGGCTCGAAAACCCTGACCTCGGATACCGGCGGCGGGCTCGACGGTCACGGGCTGATCCTCGAACATCCCGAGGCGAAGATCGCGCGGTTTGCCGAAGAGCATGGCTTCCTTGATCTGGCGCGCAGCAATACCCGGCCCAATGTCGGCGACGTCGTGCGGATCGTGCCGAACCATGTTTGCGTGGTCGTCAACATGATGGACGAGGTGGTGATGGTGCGCGGCGACGAGATCATCGGCACTTTGCCGGTCGCGGCGCGGGGGAAGTTGCGCTAG